The DNA window TCACCCCGGCCACCAAGGCAGAGCAGGGGGAGCACGACGAGAACATCAGCTTCGAGCACGTCGTCGCGCAGGAGGGCGCCCAGCGTGCCGAGGCCCTGCGCCAGGCGACCCTCGACATCTATTCGCGCGGCGCCGAGATCGCCGCCGAACGTGGAATCATTCTGGCGGACACCAAGTTCGAGTTCGGTCTCGGCGACGACGGTGAGTTGGTGCTGGCCGACGAGGTGCTCACGCCGGATTCCTCCCGCTACTGGGAGGCGGCAACGTACCGGCCGGGTGAGGTGCAGCCGAGCTTCGACAAGCAGATCGTCCGCAACTGGCTGACTGGCCTCGATTCCGGTTGGGATCGAGCCTCCGATACACCGCCACCCGCGTTGCCCGACGACGTGGTCGCACGGACTCGGCAGCGCTATATCGAAGCCTACGAATGGATTTCGCAACGCAGCTTCGCGGATTGGCCGGATGCGGAGGTCAGCCGATGAGCGCGCCCGTCGCCAAGAAGATCCCGACCGAGCGAATCCACCACGGGGAGACGGTCGTCGACCACTACGAATGGTTGCGTGACAAGGACGATCCCGAGGTGATCGCCTATCTCGAGGCGCAGAATGCGTTCACCGAGAAGCACACCGCTCATCTCGATGGGCTGCGCAAGCAGATCTTCGCCGAGATCAAGTCGCGCACCAAGGAAACCGACATGTCGGTCCCGTCGCGTCGTGGAAAGTACTGGTATTACGGGCGGACCCAGGAGGGCAAGCAGTACGCGGTGCATTGCCGGTGCCCCATCGCCGACGACGAGGACTGGACGCCGCCGGAGGTGTCCGAAGAGGTCGAACTGCCCGGCGAGGAGGTCCTGCTCGACTCCAACGCCGAGGCGCAGGGGCACGACTTCTACAGTCTCGGTGCGCTGTCGGTCAGCGACGACGGTGACTGGCTCGCCTACAGCACCGACGTGGTCGGTGACGAGCGATACACGTTGCGTTTCAAGAACCTTCGCACCGGAGAGTTGCTCGACGAGTACATCGCCGACACTGCGGGGGGTGCGGTGTGGTCGGCCGACGCCCAGCACGTCTTCTATCAGACCGTGGACGCGGCGTGGCGCCCGGACACGGTGTGGCGCCACGACTTCGGCACCGACGGGCCCGACGTCAAGGTGTTCCACGAACCCGATGAACGCTACTGGGTCGGGATGGGGTCCACGCGCAGCGACCGCTACCTGGTGATCGGGGCGGGCTCCAAGGTCACCTCCGAGGTGTACGTTCTCGACGCGCATGATCCGACGGGCGAATTCCGCAGCGTCGCACCACGGGTCGACGGTGTGGAGTACAGCGTCGAACATGCCGTCATCGACGGCGCCGACTACTTCGTCATCGTGCACAACGACATCCGCGACGGTGCCAAGGCGGAGAACTTCGCCATCGACATCGCTCCCGTCGACGATCCGGCAGACCGTCGCGAGCTCATCGCCCATGACGCGACTCGGCGGATCGAGGACCTCGACGCCTTCCGTGACTATCTGGTGCTCTCCTATCGGCGGGAGGCGTTGCCGCGCATCGCGATCGCCGATCTCCGCACCATCAGCGGGGTTCCGGCGGACCGGGATTTCCACGAGGTCGTCTTCGACGAGGAGTTGGCCTCGGTGGGACTCGCCGGGAACCGCGAATGGGCCACACCCAAGCTCCGGATCGGATACGGCAGCTTCACCGAGCCCAGTGAACTCATCGAACTCGACGTCACCACCGGCGAGCGCACGCTGCTCAAGCGGCAACCCGTGCTCGGTGGGTACGACGCCGCCGACTATGTCCAGTCCCGCGAATGGGCCACCGCAGCCGACGGCACTCGCATCCCACTGTCAATCGTGCGTCGCAAGGGAACCGACGAGCGAAAACCTGCCCCGTTGCTGTTGTACGGCTACGGGTCGTATGAGAGCAGCATCGACCCGTACTTCTCGGTGTCGCGTCTGTCGATGCTCGATCGCGGCGTGGTGTTCGTGTTGGCGCATGTGCGCGGCGGTGGCGAGATGGGCCGATATTGGTACGAGAACGGCAAGGAACTCAGCAAGAAGAACACCTTCACCGATTTCGTCTCCGCGGCACAGTATCTCGTCGACTCCGGCTGGACGACTCCGGCCCAGATGGTGGCCGAGGGCGGCTCGGCCGGCGGACTGCTGGTGGGTGCGGTGGCCAACCTCGCGCCACAGCTGTTCAACGGAATCCTGGCCGCGGTGCCGTTCGTCGACGCCCTCAACTCCATCCTCGACCCGTCCCTGCCGCTGACCGTCATCGAGTGGGATGAGTGGGGCGATCCGCTGCACAACCCGGATGTCTACTCCTACATGCGTTCCTACTCGCCCTACGAGAACGTCGTGGAGCAGCCCTATCCGCGGATCCTGGCGCTGACCTCTCTCAACGACACCCGGGTGTTGTTCACCGAGGCCGCGAAATGGGTTGCGCGGCTCCAGGAGTGCAATACCTCCGGCAACCTGATCTTGCTGAAGACGGAGATGTCGGCGGGGCACGGTGGGGTCAGCGGACGCTATAAGCAGTGGGAGGAGGTCTCGTTCGAGATCGCCTGGATTCTGCAGCAGACGGGTGCGTTGGCCGCGACCTGACGTTGCGCCGCACGTGACAAGCACAAAGGCTCCGCCGGGAGCAATCACCCCGGCGGAGCCTTTGTGCGATCGGTGATCAGTGCATGATGACCGGTGCCGGCTTGTCCATGTCCTCTTCGACCAGCGGCGAGTCGATCTTCTTGCGGGGCAGGAAGAACGCCGGGATCAGGGTCACCGCGACGAGGACGACGGCGACGATGAAGGTGTTGGCGAACCCGGAGGCGGCTGCGTCCATTCCGCCGGTGGCGGCGGACTTGAGGTTGTTCACCAGTAGCACCGAGATGACCGCGGTACCGATCGACGACGCGGTCTGCTGCACGACGTTCATCAGCGTCGAGCCGTCGGGGACCTGCGAGTTCTTCAGGGTGGCCAGTGCGGCCGACATGATCGGCATCATCGTCATACCCATACCGAGGCCCTGGACGAACAGTGCGCCGCAGAGGAGCCAGTAGGAGGTGTCGGCGGCCAGGAACACGAACGTGCCCATGCCGACGAAGATCAGCACGATACCGGCGAGAACGAACTTGCCGGGCCCGATCTTGTCGGTCATGCGCCCGGCGATCGGCATGGTGAGCATCGCGCCGAGACCCTGTGGGGCCAGCAGCAATCCGGCCATCAGGGTGGTCTCACCCCGCACACCGATGAAGTACTGCGGGTACAGCAGCGACGCGCCGAAGAACGCGATCATGAACAGCGTCATGGTGATGACGGCGATGGACAGGGTCCGGTTGCGGAAGAGTCGCAGATCCAGCAGCGGATTGCTACTGCGCAGGGCATGGAAGATGAACCCGGCGATCAGCGCGGCACCCACGATGGCCGGCCCGAGAACCTTGGCGGCGATGAATGTGCCTTCTTCGGCGCTCGAGGAGATGCCGTAGAGGAACAGTGCGAGACCCGGTGACAGCAGCAGCAATCCGACGATGTCGATGGACGGTCGCGAGGTCGCCTCGTCGTCGCGCAGCACGATCCACGAGTAGATCAGCGCGGCGATGCCGATCGGGACGTTGATCAGGAACACCCAGTGCCACGAGGTGGTCTCGATCAGGAAACCACCCAGGATCGGTCCGCCGATGGGGCCGAGAAGCATCGGGATGCCCAGCACTGCCATCACGGAGCCCACGCGCTCGGGCCCGGCCGCCTTGGTCAGGATCATCATGCCGATCGGCATGAGCAGTCCGCCGCCGAGTCCCTGGATCACACGGAACGCGACCAGCATGCCGATGTTCTGGGCGAGCGCGCACAGCGCGGACCCGAGCACGAACAACACCAGCGAGGTCATGTAGACCTTCTTGATGCCGAATCGGGCTGCGGCCCAACTGGACAGCGGGATCACCGCGGCGAGGGCGAGGGTGTAGCCGGTGGCGGTCCACGCCGCTCCGGCGGCGTCGGTGCCGAACTCGGACTTGAAGGTGTCCTGCGCGACCGCGACCACGGTGACGTCGAGGATCGACATGATCGCGCCGAGCACGACCACGCCGGCGACCATCAGCACGTGACGGTCGAGCTTGGTGTCCGGCGGCCCTTGGTGGAGGTGCCCGCCGGTGGAGGTTTCGGACATGGATCTTCCTGTCGTTTGTCGGGAGCGTCGGGTGAGGTTGTGGTTCAAGGTTTTTCGGCTGCGGCGACGATTTCGGACAGTTCCTCGTCGGAGATGTCGAAGTAATCCACGTCGTCGTCGACGATGGGCCGCAGGGTTCGGCACAGGTCGCCGCGCATGTTCGCGGGGAGTCCGCTCACGAATCGCCGCACGATCTCCTGCTTGATGGTCAGCTGTGAGTCGAGGAACTGCTTGCCGTCTGCGGTCAGGGAGACACGTTTGACACGGCGATCGGTACTGTCTTCGCGGCGGTCCACGAGATCGCTGACAACCAGCTTGTCGACGGTACGTCCGGCTGCGGCCAGCGAGAGGTGTACGTGGTCGGCGATCTCGTTCACCGACATCGGCGCCTCGTGGGCTCCCAGCGCGAACATCACCTTGAGCTGGGAGAAGGTGAGGTCGGTGGCCGCCAGTGAGTCCATTGTGTGCGCCTTGCCGAGACAGGCGAGGCGGTCGAGGAATTCCAGCAGCGCCGCGTACGCGGCGTCGACGGAGCACGAACGCTCGTCGTCGGACGCGGTGGGCACGGCAGAGTCAGGCACTGGAAAATGCTAACTCCGATGCAACTATTTCTCTAACGCAATTATCGGTGACGTTGGGCACACTTGACCCGCCGGCAGTGTGCGCGGTCACAGCGAGTGCGGCGCTACATCATGTGCTTCGGGTGGACCGACGACGGCATCAGCTGCAGCATCGACATGTTGTAGCCGACGAGCCGCATGCCCTCGGTGGGTTCCGCGTAGACCTCGGCACGTGCCGCGGACCCCAGGTTGTGTGGGCCGACCACGCGATAGCAAGACTGGTTGAAACTTCCGAACCAGATGCGGATGAACAACTTCGGGTTGAGCATCAGCCTCCACATGGGGATCAGGCAGCCGATCTCGCGCGCCAGTGAATCGAGGTAGACGACCTGCGACGGGATGGACTCGGTGTGACGTGGGCTCAGCGCGGTCCAGTACGGGCGAACGAAGCCGTACACAGGACGATGGTGTCGAACTGCGCCGACGTCGAATTATCTTGGTGGTGAGCGCGGACGGTTCCGTGATCGGTCGACTTGTCACCGTCGAAGACGCGCGGCAACAGCCAGGTGCAGGAACGGATCGACAGCGCGCAGGACTCGGCGACATCGCCGATCTCCCGGACGATATCGGCGCCGGATTCGGCCAATCCGACAATCAGGACCTTCGTGCCGCAGAATCGGTCACTGTTGCGGTATTCGGCCGAATGGACGATTTCGCCGGAAGAGTCTTCTATGCCCGGTAAGTCAGTATTCGGGGTTTTGAACCGGAACAGACGGCGACTGCGCCGAATTCCTCGAACAGGTCGGCGTACTCCCGCAGATAGCCGTGATATTGACTGCGCGAGGTGAGTCCCGAGCGGGGCCCCGTCCTCCTCGTGAACCTTCCGCTAGCGTTGTGTGACGTGAGCAACGTCAAAGACATCCCGGTTACCGCGCTCGATGGCAGCGCACTGAATCTCACCGACTTCACCGGCCCACTGCTGGTGGTCAACGTGGCCAGTAAATGCGGCCTGACACCCCAGTACACCGGACTGGAAGAGCTGGCCAAGACCTACGGCGATCGCGGCCTCACGGTCGTCGGTATGCCGTGCAACCAGTTCATGGGCCAGGAGCCGGGCACCGCCGAGGAGATCGCCACCTTCTGCTCGACCAGCTACGGCGTGACCTTCCCGCTGCTGGAGAAGGCCGACGTCAACGGCGACGACCGGCACCCGCTGTACGCCGAGCTGACCAAGGCGACCGACGACTCCGGCGAGGCCGGCGACGTGCAGTGGAACTTCGAGAAGTTCCTCGTCAACGCCGACGGTGAGGTGGTCAACCGCTTTCGGCCCCGCACCGAACCGACCGATCCCGCGGTGGTCTCGGCTATCGAGAGCGTCCTGTAGAGGATTCACCCCGATGTGTAGTAGAAGGTCACTCCTGAGATGACCTTCTACTACACATTGCCGCCCGGGTGGACGGCAGGCGCTCTGCTCGACACCGTCGATTCCGGAGCCACCCGGTAAGGTGATCGCTGGAGATGGCAGCAGTGAGAACGGAGCATGTGCCCATGGCGCGAGTGGTGGTCGACGTGATGCCCAAGGCCGAAATCCTCGACCCCCAGGGGCAGGCGATCGTCGGAGCCCTGGGACGCCTCGGATTCAGCGGCGTCGCCGACGTCCGGCAGGGCAAGCGGTTCGAACTCGAAGTCGATGACACCGTCGACGACGTGACACTCGAGCGCATCGCCGAGGAACTCCTCACCAATACGGTCATCGAGAACTTCAGCGTCTCCCGGGTCGCGGAGTAAGCGAGCGATGACAGCACGTATCGGGGTCATCACTTTCCCGGGCACGCTCGACGATGTCGACGCGAGCCGCGCCGTCCGGCTTGCCGGGGCGCAGGCCGTCGAGTTGTGGCACGGCGATGCCGACCTCAAGGGTGTCGACGCGGTCGTCGTACCCGGCGGATTCTCCTACGGCGACTATCTGCGCGCCGGTGCGATCGCCCGCTTCGCCCCCGTGATGGGGTCTGTGGTGGAGGCCGCCGCCAAGGGGATGCCGGTCCTCGGGATCTGCAACGGTTTTCAGGTGCTGTGCGAGGCCGGCCTGCTGCCGGGTGCCCTGACCCGCAATGAGGGTCTGCACTTCATTTGCCGCGATCAGTGGCTGCGCGTCGAATCCACCACCACGGCATGGACATCTCGATTCGAGCGTGGCGCCGAGATCCTCATCCCACTCAAGTCGGGTGAGGGACGCTACGTGGCACCTCAGCGCAAACTCGAGGAGCTCGAGGGCGAAGGACTGATCGTGTTCACCTACGCCGGTGACAACCCCAACGGATCAGCCCTCGACATCGCCGGCATCAGCAGCCCCGACGGACGCATCGTCGGCCTGATGCCGCATCCCGAACACGCCACCGAGGCGTTGACGGGTCCCAGC is part of the Gordonia bronchialis DSM 43247 genome and encodes:
- a CDS encoding phosphoribosylaminoimidazolesuccinocarboxamide synthase, translated to MRPDLQSYRHLASGKVREIYEIDSDTLLLVASDRISAYDHILSPAIGDKGRILTAMSFFWFDVLGVPNHLAGGPTDERIPAEAVGRSMVVRRLPMVQVECVARGYLTGSGLLDYQASGAVCGIALPAGLGEASKLPEPIFTPATKAEQGEHDENISFEHVVAQEGAQRAEALRQATLDIYSRGAEIAAERGIILADTKFEFGLGDDGELVLADEVLTPDSSRYWEAATYRPGEVQPSFDKQIVRNWLTGLDSGWDRASDTPPPALPDDVVARTRQRYIEAYEWISQRSFADWPDAEVSR
- a CDS encoding S9 family peptidase, whose amino-acid sequence is MSAPVAKKIPTERIHHGETVVDHYEWLRDKDDPEVIAYLEAQNAFTEKHTAHLDGLRKQIFAEIKSRTKETDMSVPSRRGKYWYYGRTQEGKQYAVHCRCPIADDEDWTPPEVSEEVELPGEEVLLDSNAEAQGHDFYSLGALSVSDDGDWLAYSTDVVGDERYTLRFKNLRTGELLDEYIADTAGGAVWSADAQHVFYQTVDAAWRPDTVWRHDFGTDGPDVKVFHEPDERYWVGMGSTRSDRYLVIGAGSKVTSEVYVLDAHDPTGEFRSVAPRVDGVEYSVEHAVIDGADYFVIVHNDIRDGAKAENFAIDIAPVDDPADRRELIAHDATRRIEDLDAFRDYLVLSYRREALPRIAIADLRTISGVPADRDFHEVVFDEELASVGLAGNREWATPKLRIGYGSFTEPSELIELDVTTGERTLLKRQPVLGGYDAADYVQSREWATAADGTRIPLSIVRRKGTDERKPAPLLLYGYGSYESSIDPYFSVSRLSMLDRGVVFVLAHVRGGGEMGRYWYENGKELSKKNTFTDFVSAAQYLVDSGWTTPAQMVAEGGSAGGLLVGAVANLAPQLFNGILAAVPFVDALNSILDPSLPLTVIEWDEWGDPLHNPDVYSYMRSYSPYENVVEQPYPRILALTSLNDTRVLFTEAAKWVARLQECNTSGNLILLKTEMSAGHGGVSGRYKQWEEVSFEIAWILQQTGALAAT
- a CDS encoding DHA2 family efflux MFS transporter permease subunit — its product is MSETSTGGHLHQGPPDTKLDRHVLMVAGVVVLGAIMSILDVTVVAVAQDTFKSEFGTDAAGAAWTATGYTLALAAVIPLSSWAAARFGIKKVYMTSLVLFVLGSALCALAQNIGMLVAFRVIQGLGGGLLMPIGMMILTKAAGPERVGSVMAVLGIPMLLGPIGGPILGGFLIETTSWHWVFLINVPIGIAALIYSWIVLRDDEATSRPSIDIVGLLLLSPGLALFLYGISSSAEEGTFIAAKVLGPAIVGAALIAGFIFHALRSSNPLLDLRLFRNRTLSIAVITMTLFMIAFFGASLLYPQYFIGVRGETTLMAGLLLAPQGLGAMLTMPIAGRMTDKIGPGKFVLAGIVLIFVGMGTFVFLAADTSYWLLCGALFVQGLGMGMTMMPIMSAALATLKNSQVPDGSTLMNVVQQTASSIGTAVISVLLVNNLKSAATGGMDAAASGFANTFIVAVVLVAVTLIPAFFLPRKKIDSPLVEEDMDKPAPVIMH
- a CDS encoding MarR family winged helix-turn-helix transcriptional regulator — translated: MPDSAVPTASDDERSCSVDAAYAALLEFLDRLACLGKAHTMDSLAATDLTFSQLKVMFALGAHEAPMSVNEIADHVHLSLAAAGRTVDKLVVSDLVDRREDSTDRRVKRVSLTADGKQFLDSQLTIKQEIVRRFVSGLPANMRGDLCRTLRPIVDDDVDYFDISDEELSEIVAAAEKP
- a CDS encoding glutathione peroxidase, whose product is MSNVKDIPVTALDGSALNLTDFTGPLLVVNVASKCGLTPQYTGLEELAKTYGDRGLTVVGMPCNQFMGQEPGTAEEIATFCSTSYGVTFPLLEKADVNGDDRHPLYAELTKATDDSGEAGDVQWNFEKFLVNADGEVVNRFRPRTEPTDPAVVSAIESVL
- the purS gene encoding phosphoribosylformylglycinamidine synthase subunit PurS — encoded protein: MARVVVDVMPKAEILDPQGQAIVGALGRLGFSGVADVRQGKRFELEVDDTVDDVTLERIAEELLTNTVIENFSVSRVAE
- the purQ gene encoding phosphoribosylformylglycinamidine synthase subunit PurQ, whose protein sequence is MTARIGVITFPGTLDDVDASRAVRLAGAQAVELWHGDADLKGVDAVVVPGGFSYGDYLRAGAIARFAPVMGSVVEAAAKGMPVLGICNGFQVLCEAGLLPGALTRNEGLHFICRDQWLRVESTTTAWTSRFERGAEILIPLKSGEGRYVAPQRKLEELEGEGLIVFTYAGDNPNGSALDIAGISSPDGRIVGLMPHPEHATEALTGPSDDGLGLFYSAIDAVLAAAP